TTTGAAGCCGCCGCCAACACTACCCTGTACGGCTGCCCGGCCCTGGTCGGCGGGCGGTTGTACCTCCGTGGTCCCAACGAGCTGGTCTGCATTGACCTCGCCGACCGGTCCGACGAATCAACGGCCCGTGTGAGCCGAGTTGACTGAGCCAGTCCGGCACGGCGCCTTACTTGCCTGCCGGCCGGTCGATCGCGACAATGGGATCAGCCCGCCACCGAGCCCTCCCTGTTGTCCCGCGTTTTATGTCGCTCTCCGGACACCTGCTGACCGCCGCCCGAGACCTGCAGGACCCGAACTTCCTGCGGACGGTGGTGCTGCTGCTCGAGCACGGCGAGCAGGGCGCCCTGGGCGTGGTGCTCAACCGCCCCGGCGACAGTTCGGTGTCCGAGGTGTGGGACCACATCGACGCCGAGCCCTGCGATTGCGACCAGCTGATGAATGTCGGTGGCCCGGTTCAGGGGCCGCTGATCGCGCTGCACACCTCGCCCGACCTGGGCGAGAAGCGGGTGCTGCCGGGGCTGTTTATGTC
This portion of the Posidoniimonas corsicana genome encodes:
- a CDS encoding YqgE/AlgH family protein is translated as MSLSGHLLTAARDLQDPNFLRTVVLLLEHGEQGALGVVLNRPGDSSVSEVWDHIDAEPCDCDQLMNVGGPVQGPLIALHTSPDLGEKRVLPGLFMSLQRESIDQLVRQDEHEFRLYSGNSGWGGGQLEGELQMGGWLTTPARKEDVFADSDELWRSVTNRIGLEIMLPGKQRAHLPADPNLN